From a region of the Syntrophales bacterium genome:
- a CDS encoding DUF362 domain-containing protein, translating to MERRDFLKVAAGASAIVLCPFAEGVGAAPNPIKTRQFASGAPTRVFLAGVGKGASEQDIKTAVRNAAEASTDFSWLSKGDAVFIKPVNNSDSPYPATTSPAAIASMIGLLREKGARRVIVGDMSGVRNLRFSPKSLSGSSRALMIASGLAKAVQTSGGELHCFEESGWEAFYEDFPSAGSHWKRGLMMPNILKEIQHIVLMPRCSRHVLAGSSLGLKAAVGYWRHDTRLEYHRDAATLQEKTAEGNTVATLRDKQRLVISAADKVLATYGPDNGYVFEPDHGLIIASDSVVAHDMVSLAWLLENRRIMPASERDGFMDTNRLIPQLANRIVTGWLGGWEAALASETMNKDSINAIWDDRVLARSYELFGGVPAILLESANSAFPEALKNRLSRMTAVPAWA from the coding sequence ATGGAACGAAGAGACTTTCTGAAAGTGGCGGCAGGGGCATCGGCAATTGTATTATGTCCGTTTGCCGAAGGCGTCGGGGCAGCTCCGAATCCCATTAAGACCAGACAATTTGCCTCTGGCGCTCCGACCAGGGTATTTCTGGCAGGTGTGGGCAAGGGCGCTTCCGAGCAAGATATAAAAACAGCGGTCCGAAATGCCGCCGAGGCGTCCACCGACTTTTCATGGCTGTCCAAGGGTGATGCCGTCTTCATCAAACCGGTAAATAATTCAGACAGCCCCTACCCCGCCACCACAAGCCCTGCAGCCATTGCCTCCATGATCGGACTCCTCAGGGAAAAGGGGGCGCGCAGGGTAATTGTGGGCGACATGTCCGGGGTCCGGAACCTGCGATTTTCTCCGAAATCTCTTTCCGGAAGCTCTCGCGCTTTGATGATTGCGTCAGGGTTGGCGAAGGCTGTTCAGACCTCTGGCGGAGAGCTGCACTGCTTCGAAGAAAGCGGGTGGGAGGCCTTTTATGAGGATTTTCCGTCTGCCGGTTCACACTGGAAGCGCGGCCTCATGATGCCCAATATTCTCAAGGAGATTCAGCACATCGTCCTGATGCCCCGCTGCTCCAGGCATGTATTGGCGGGGAGCTCATTGGGGCTGAAAGCCGCCGTGGGTTACTGGCGACATGACACACGCCTGGAATATCACCGGGATGCGGCCACTCTGCAGGAGAAAACAGCCGAAGGCAATACGGTTGCGACCCTGAGGGATAAACAGCGCCTCGTGATTTCGGCGGCAGACAAGGTGCTTGCCACCTATGGTCCGGACAACGGTTATGTCTTTGAACCGGATCATGGTCTGATAATCGCCTCTGACTCGGTGGTGGCCCACGACATGGTTTCGCTGGCCTGGCTTCTGGAAAACCGGCGCATTATGCCCGCTTCGGAAAGGGATGGTTTTATGGATACGAACAGGCTGATTCCCCAACTCGCCAATCGCATTGTGACCGGCTGGCTGGGCGGATGGGAAGCGGCTCTGGCGTCGGAAACAATGAACAAAGACAGCATCAACGCCATCTGGGATGACCGGGTACTTGCCCGCAGCTACGAGCTCTTTGGGGGCGTCCCGGCCATTCTGCTGGAGTCGGCTAACAGCGCATTTCCGGAAGCCCTGAAGAATCGCCTGAGCAGGATGACGGCAGTTCCGGCCTGGGCGTAA
- a CDS encoding benzoate/H(+) symporter BenE family transporter, whose translation MQLEKPRWPLLKPSSVISNFGAEYAINAFVAFIFAASAPVAIILSVGTHGGLSESDLASWIFGSFFINGLISIGFCWLYRQPLVFFWTIPGTVLVGPALAHLTFPEVIGAFIATGLLMLVLGLSGWVRRTMEAIPMPIVMGMVAGVFLRFDLDLIFTIRDNFWIAAPMTAAFLALSALPRLGRLVPPLIGALLAGVAAIAFLGVFQPADGEFLNLARPNLYTPVFSWKAMVELVAPLAITVLVVHNGQGIAVLKTAGHQPPINAITVACGVGSMVAALVGTVSTCLTGPVNAIISGSGKKERHYTAGLLVGLLALIFGLLSPLFTHLMLATPPAFITTLAGLAMLRVLQTAFSTAFQDRFTFGALLTFIVTVANVAIFNIGAPFWGLVFGFSLSWLIERDDFHGGKAKNSPPGS comes from the coding sequence ATGCAACTTGAGAAGCCCCGCTGGCCCCTGCTCAAACCGAGCTCAGTAATATCGAATTTCGGCGCCGAATACGCAATAAACGCGTTCGTCGCTTTCATATTTGCGGCCTCGGCGCCGGTGGCAATCATCCTCTCGGTGGGAACACACGGGGGCCTGAGCGAATCAGATCTCGCCTCGTGGATATTCGGTTCCTTCTTCATCAATGGGCTCATCAGCATCGGCTTCTGCTGGCTGTACCGCCAGCCGCTTGTATTTTTCTGGACTATTCCGGGTACGGTTCTGGTCGGACCGGCGCTGGCCCATCTGACTTTCCCTGAGGTAATTGGCGCTTTTATCGCCACAGGACTGCTGATGCTCGTACTCGGCCTGAGTGGGTGGGTGCGCCGCACTATGGAAGCCATCCCGATGCCGATTGTCATGGGCATGGTCGCGGGGGTTTTCCTGCGCTTCGATTTGGATCTGATCTTTACGATCCGTGACAATTTCTGGATTGCCGCGCCAATGACGGCGGCATTTCTCGCGCTGAGCGCCCTGCCGCGTCTCGGCCGCCTCGTGCCCCCCCTTATCGGCGCACTGCTCGCAGGCGTTGCGGCAATTGCCTTCCTGGGGGTTTTCCAACCTGCGGACGGAGAGTTTCTTAATCTGGCAAGGCCTAATCTATATACGCCGGTATTTTCGTGGAAGGCGATGGTGGAACTGGTGGCGCCGCTGGCAATTACGGTGCTGGTCGTCCATAACGGTCAGGGGATCGCCGTGCTCAAAACTGCCGGGCACCAGCCGCCGATCAATGCGATCACGGTTGCCTGCGGCGTGGGGTCAATGGTGGCCGCTCTGGTCGGCACAGTGTCAACCTGTCTGACGGGACCCGTCAATGCGATCATTTCAGGATCGGGGAAAAAAGAACGGCATTACACGGCGGGCTTGCTGGTTGGCTTGCTCGCGCTGATATTCGGGTTGTTATCGCCCCTCTTTACCCACCTGATGCTGGCAACCCCTCCGGCTTTCATCACAACGCTGGCCGGGCTTGCGATGCTGCGCGTACTGCAGACGGCGTTTTCGACCGCGTTTCAAGACCGATTTACCTTCGGTGCGCTTCTGACCTTCATCGTTACCGTTGCCAATGTTGCGATATTCAACATCGGTGCGCCTTTCTGGGGCCTGGTTTTCGGATTCTCCCTGTCGTGGCTGATCGAAAGGGATGATTTCCACGGCGGTAAAGCGAAAAACTCCCCTCCTGGCAGTTGA